In Psychrobacter immobilis, a single genomic region encodes these proteins:
- a CDS encoding YggS family pyridoxal phosphate-dependent enzyme, protein MKEIENNIDSQNLIASWQQVSKQMTQACEHAARQADSVTLLAVSKTKPADMIATLAQQGQQHFGENYLQEAIEKIDMLKRQPETKGIIWHYIGSIQRNKTRDIAEHFDWVQTVERAIIAQRLNDQRPAELPPLNVLIQLNIDNEESKSGCLPAQLPDLITAIKGYDRLQLRGLMIIPAKGGTDAFTRTKQLFDEIKEAHAELDTWDTLSMGMSGDMTEAIASGSTMVRVGSAIFGARA, encoded by the coding sequence ATGAAAGAAATAGAAAATAACATTGATAGCCAAAATCTGATTGCGAGCTGGCAGCAAGTGAGTAAGCAAATGACTCAAGCGTGTGAGCATGCGGCACGACAAGCAGATAGTGTGACGTTGCTGGCAGTTTCCAAGACCAAACCAGCTGATATGATTGCTACTTTGGCTCAGCAAGGACAGCAGCACTTTGGTGAAAATTATTTGCAAGAAGCCATCGAAAAAATCGATATGCTAAAACGACAGCCAGAAACTAAAGGCATTATTTGGCATTATATTGGTAGTATCCAACGCAATAAGACCCGCGATATTGCTGAGCATTTCGATTGGGTACAAACGGTTGAGCGTGCCATTATTGCTCAGCGTTTAAACGACCAGCGCCCAGCTGAGCTGCCACCACTGAATGTATTGATTCAGTTGAATATCGATAACGAAGAAAGCAAATCAGGCTGCCTGCCAGCACAGCTACCTGATTTGATAACTGCTATCAAGGGGTATGACAGGTTACAGCTGCGTGGTTTGATGATTATTCCTGCTAAGGGAGGTACGGACGCTTTTACCCGTACCAAGCAGTTATTTGATGAGATTAAAGAGGCTCATGCAGAGCTAGATACTTGGGATACACTGAGCATGGGCATGAGCGGTGATATGACAGAGGCGATAGCCAGTGGTTCGACAATGGTGCGGGTTGGTAGCGCCATATTTGGCGCACGAGCTTAA
- a CDS encoding hemolysin family protein, with the protein MSLLTASIFLLLLLALSAFVSAAEIAIAAGRKIKLQIMAKEGDVRAFDVLKMQEHPGSFITVVQVVLNAVAISAGAVGESAISPYLELLVKNEAVSSVISFVLITSLFSLLADLMPRRLAMSNTEAIAVRLVRPMMLLIFIFKPVIWIFDGAANVIFELLGISTIRQDDMTPEDIYAVMDAGAEAGVLKKQEHHLIENIFDMQERTVTSVMNPRENIVYFDTKTSTEKVVEVMIEQPHNKFLVCQEDDLEHIIGYVESRSFLALVLNQQEVSLTDKALLKPALFVPDTLSLFEVLEMFKSTGADFAVIVNEYGLVVGVITLKDVMSIVMGELVTLEEQPIVQRTDNSWLIDGMTPIEDVVRALDIVDLPRSQNYETISGFMMYMLRKIPKKTDTIEYANYRFEIIATDNLKITQMLVTRMDETA; encoded by the coding sequence ATGAGTTTGCTAACCGCTAGTATCTTTCTTCTTTTATTGCTTGCCCTCAGTGCCTTTGTATCCGCTGCCGAAATTGCCATCGCTGCTGGTCGCAAAATTAAGCTGCAAATCATGGCAAAAGAAGGGGATGTCCGCGCATTTGACGTCCTTAAAATGCAAGAGCACCCTGGCAGTTTTATTACTGTCGTACAAGTGGTTTTGAATGCCGTCGCTATCTCGGCTGGTGCGGTAGGTGAGTCAGCTATTAGCCCTTATCTAGAGCTTTTGGTGAAGAATGAAGCAGTGTCATCCGTCATATCATTTGTGCTGATCACCAGCTTGTTTTCTCTGCTCGCTGATTTAATGCCCAGACGATTGGCGATGTCGAACACTGAAGCTATCGCTGTACGTCTCGTACGACCAATGATGCTATTGATTTTTATATTCAAACCCGTGATTTGGATATTTGATGGTGCAGCAAATGTCATTTTTGAATTACTGGGTATTTCAACCATACGACAAGACGATATGACGCCAGAAGATATTTATGCTGTCATGGATGCTGGTGCTGAAGCTGGTGTGCTCAAAAAACAAGAACATCATCTGATAGAAAATATCTTTGATATGCAAGAGCGCACCGTAACGTCGGTGATGAATCCACGTGAGAATATTGTTTATTTTGATACCAAAACCAGCACTGAAAAAGTCGTTGAAGTGATGATTGAACAACCACATAACAAGTTTTTGGTCTGTCAGGAAGACGATCTAGAGCACATTATTGGTTATGTAGAGTCGCGCAGCTTTTTGGCATTGGTTCTTAACCAGCAAGAGGTCAGCTTAACTGACAAAGCCCTACTAAAACCTGCACTCTTCGTTCCTGATACCTTGTCCTTGTTTGAAGTATTAGAGATGTTTAAATCGACAGGCGCTGACTTTGCCGTCATCGTGAATGAGTATGGATTGGTAGTGGGTGTCATTACTCTTAAAGATGTGATGAGTATCGTCATGGGGGAGCTTGTCACCTTGGAGGAGCAGCCTATCGTTCAGCGTACGGATAACTCATGGTTGATTGATGGTATGACTCCTATCGAAGACGTCGTACGCGCTTTAGATATCGTTGATCTGCCACGCAGTCAGAACTATGAAACCATTAGTGGCTTTATGATGTACATGCTACGCAAGATTCCAAAGAAAACCGATACTATCGAGTATGCCAATTATCGATTTGAGATTATCGCAACGGACAATCTCAAAATCACTCAGATGCTGGTGACTAGAATGGATGAGACTGCCTGA
- a CDS encoding NAD+ synthase, producing the protein MSKDNDNPNITPSTEASKTNKTQETVTFALAQSHFLVGDITANAEKMRALALQAREQGADVIIFPELALLGYPPQDLLLRPSLSGRIKSALSTLSDIDDIVMIVGYPHVDHHGTFNSAAILHNGHQKGFYHKQILPNYGVFDERRYFDKGRNQVLFDYKGITIGLLICEDLWEKGPIAELKKQGADLIISLNASPFEIEKQDNRKTMLAKRSRENNLPIVYVNAVGGQDDLVFDGGSMAVQADGSVAHEAPRFMNQLLLATLDVKTAKFNSQTKAPLTLSRESEMYQALVVGLRDYVNHSGFTGIILGLSGGIDSALTLCIAVDALGADKVYAVMMPYEYTSQISLEDAQAQARRLNVSYTVCPIFDAVEGIRHTLAPLFNKSPADTTEENIQARARGVVLMALSNKFGHLVITTGNKSELAVGYSTLYGDMAGGFDVLKDVYKSQVYKLASYRNRLEDTPVIPERVITRPPSAELRPDQKDQDSLPDYDVLDGILMSYIDEDMGYQDIINKGFDAELVAKVIQMVDNSEYKRLQAPIGTKISHKAFGRERRYPLVNKWSVKG; encoded by the coding sequence ATGTCAAAAGACAATGATAATCCCAATATAACTCCCTCAACTGAGGCCAGTAAGACCAATAAAACCCAAGAAACTGTTACTTTTGCATTGGCTCAGTCGCATTTTTTGGTTGGTGATATCACTGCCAATGCTGAAAAAATGCGTGCACTCGCATTGCAAGCTCGCGAGCAAGGTGCGGATGTCATTATTTTCCCAGAACTTGCTTTATTAGGTTACCCACCGCAAGATTTATTACTACGCCCAAGTTTATCTGGTCGCATCAAAAGCGCCTTGTCTACTTTAAGTGATATCGATGACATCGTGATGATTGTCGGTTATCCACATGTCGACCATCATGGTACTTTCAACTCTGCTGCTATCTTGCATAATGGTCATCAAAAAGGCTTTTATCATAAGCAAATCTTGCCAAATTATGGCGTATTTGATGAGCGTCGTTATTTTGATAAAGGTCGCAACCAAGTTTTATTTGACTATAAAGGCATCACAATCGGTCTGCTCATCTGTGAAGACTTGTGGGAAAAAGGCCCTATTGCCGAGCTCAAAAAGCAAGGTGCTGATCTGATTATTAGCTTGAACGCCTCACCTTTTGAGATCGAAAAACAAGACAATCGTAAAACGATGCTGGCCAAGCGTAGCCGTGAGAATAATTTGCCTATCGTCTATGTCAACGCCGTTGGCGGTCAAGACGACTTGGTATTTGACGGTGGTTCTATGGCGGTGCAAGCTGATGGTAGCGTTGCCCACGAAGCACCACGTTTTATGAATCAGTTACTTCTTGCCACTTTAGACGTCAAAACTGCCAAGTTTAATAGTCAAACTAAAGCGCCATTAACACTGAGCCGTGAGTCAGAGATGTATCAAGCACTGGTCGTTGGCCTGCGTGATTATGTCAACCATTCAGGATTCACTGGTATTATCCTTGGGCTATCAGGTGGTATTGATTCTGCCTTAACGCTATGTATCGCTGTTGATGCTTTGGGTGCTGACAAGGTATATGCAGTGATGATGCCTTATGAATATACTTCTCAGATTAGTCTAGAAGATGCTCAAGCACAGGCTCGCCGCTTAAATGTTTCTTATACGGTTTGTCCTATTTTCGATGCAGTTGAAGGTATCCGTCATACCTTAGCCCCACTATTTAACAAATCGCCAGCAGACACCACTGAAGAAAATATCCAAGCGCGTGCGCGCGGTGTGGTACTGATGGCGCTGTCCAATAAGTTTGGGCACTTGGTCATCACCACTGGTAATAAGTCTGAGTTAGCAGTCGGCTATTCGACATTATATGGTGATATGGCAGGCGGCTTTGATGTGTTAAAAGATGTTTATAAGTCGCAGGTTTATAAATTGGCCAGTTATCGCAACCGTTTGGAAGACACTCCTGTCATCCCTGAGCGCGTAATCACTCGCCCGCCATCTGCTGAGTTACGCCCAGACCAAAAAGACCAAGACAGCTTGCCTGACTATGATGTATTAGATGGCATCTTAATGTCATACATCGATGAAGACATGGGCTATCAAGACATTATTAATAAAGGATTTGACGCTGAACTGGTCGCAAAAGTCATCCAGATGGTAGACAATAGCGAATATAAGCGTTTACAAGCGCCAATCGGTACCAAAATTAGCCATAAAGCCTTTGGACGTGAACGTCGTTATCCATTAGTGAATAAATGGTCAGTAAAAGGCTAA
- a CDS encoding AI-2E family transporter → MIENWTKEFIIQRLLAITLLVVLFVLCFQVVQFFIVPALWAAILAYVTFPIYNFFYEKVKLSPNFSAAIMTVSISLMIGVPLVIGVFILQQEALSLISNLIYRIKVGYLDVPDSIKDMPIIGQQVKDVLWRINKNPEGTLEAFRIWVQSHLYYGKVAFDVVFSGLAKLGMALMTLFFFYRDGTSLVRQIRQALRNIIGNRIDGYIDSVGTTTRAVVYGIGLTALAQALLAGVGYYFAGAPSPILLTIVTFIIALIPFGTPFVWGSVSIWLLSQGHTVEGIGLALWGTLVISWVDNLIRPIVISGATKIPFIIIFIGVLGGLTAFGFVGLFIGPVVLAIGLAVWREWISQHKNEIFAPQDLVLSDNQTLPPVNESE, encoded by the coding sequence ATGATTGAAAATTGGACAAAAGAATTTATTATTCAGCGCTTATTGGCTATTACTCTGTTGGTGGTGCTGTTCGTACTGTGTTTTCAAGTGGTACAGTTTTTTATTGTACCCGCACTATGGGCGGCGATTTTAGCGTATGTGACCTTTCCTATTTATAACTTTTTTTATGAAAAAGTAAAGCTGAGTCCTAATTTTAGCGCTGCTATTATGACGGTGAGTATCTCCTTAATGATAGGTGTGCCACTGGTTATAGGTGTTTTTATTCTACAGCAAGAAGCCTTAAGCCTAATCAGTAACTTGATTTATCGTATAAAAGTGGGCTATTTAGATGTGCCTGATTCTATTAAAGATATGCCTATCATCGGTCAGCAAGTGAAAGATGTGCTGTGGAGAATCAATAAAAACCCAGAAGGGACGTTAGAGGCGTTTCGTATCTGGGTACAGTCACATTTATATTATGGCAAAGTAGCATTTGATGTGGTGTTTAGCGGTCTTGCCAAGTTAGGTATGGCGCTGATGACGTTGTTTTTCTTTTATCGTGATGGTACCAGTTTGGTGCGTCAAATTCGCCAAGCACTGCGTAATATCATTGGCAATCGCATTGATGGTTATATTGATTCTGTGGGTACGACCACGCGTGCGGTGGTTTATGGCATTGGTTTGACGGCATTGGCACAAGCACTGCTTGCAGGTGTGGGTTACTACTTCGCTGGTGCACCAAGTCCTATCTTACTCACTATCGTAACCTTTATTATCGCCCTGATTCCGTTTGGCACGCCATTTGTCTGGGGCAGTGTATCCATTTGGTTGTTAAGCCAAGGTCATACTGTAGAAGGGATTGGCTTGGCACTATGGGGCACTTTGGTTATCAGCTGGGTTGACAATCTCATCCGTCCTATTGTGATTAGTGGCGCGACCAAAATCCCTTTTATTATTATTTTTATTGGTGTATTAGGTGGTCTAACGGCTTTTGGCTTTGTTGGTTTGTTTATCGGTCCTGTGGTGCTAGCCATCGGATTGGCGGTATGGCGAGAATGGATATCGCAGCATAAAAATGAGATATTTGCTCCGCAGGATTTGGTGTTGTCTGACAACCAAACGTTGCCACCAGTCAATGAATCAGAGTAG
- a CDS encoding 4-phosphoerythronate dehydrogenase, whose product MDSITIVADSNIASLDAFFNASMLGQASEQTVNIITVAGRDINAQLLADVEPDVLLIRSVTPVGEALLANNNSVKFVGSATIGTDHVDQDYLAARNITFANAAGCSKHSVAQYVLTAILTLRPHYWQQSTKPLILGIIGLGNIGSTLAQYAIDLGWQVLGYDPLLPTSNTNNASLEQVLSQSDVVSLHVPLTDKKDSKNPSGSDYPTKHLIDATTLAVMPAHTLLINSARGPVINARDLEADIERTDRQVVLDVFEFEPEISESLLSKLAIATPHIAGYTVEGKLRGTQIIYDALCEKLAVLPVLSMHSLLSLNTYLWSELKAHPDRLQKFYDIMHDDAALRSKLADGQVKGADFDQLRRDYHLRREWQW is encoded by the coding sequence ATTGACAGCATTACTATCGTGGCCGATAGCAATATCGCAAGCTTGGATGCGTTTTTTAATGCTTCGATGCTTGGGCAGGCGTCTGAGCAGACGGTCAATATAATCACCGTCGCCGGACGCGATATCAATGCGCAATTACTGGCAGACGTTGAGCCTGATGTGCTGTTGATACGCTCGGTGACGCCAGTAGGCGAGGCACTGCTAGCCAATAATAACAGCGTAAAATTTGTCGGTTCGGCGACTATCGGTACCGATCATGTCGATCAAGACTATTTAGCGGCGCGAAATATCACTTTCGCCAATGCGGCTGGATGTAGTAAACATTCTGTTGCGCAGTATGTCTTGACGGCGATTTTGACGTTGCGTCCGCACTATTGGCAGCAATCCACGAAGCCATTAATATTGGGCATCATCGGACTTGGTAATATTGGTAGTACGCTAGCTCAGTATGCCATTGATTTAGGCTGGCAAGTACTAGGCTATGATCCATTACTGCCTACATCGAATACGAATAATGCCAGCCTGGAGCAAGTGCTTAGCCAAAGCGATGTAGTGAGCTTACATGTGCCTTTAACCGATAAAAAAGATAGTAAAAACCCTAGTGGCAGTGATTATCCAACAAAGCATCTGATTGACGCAACTACGCTGGCAGTGATGCCTGCGCATACCTTGTTGATTAATAGTGCGCGCGGACCAGTCATTAATGCGCGTGATTTAGAAGCAGATATTGAGCGCACAGATCGCCAAGTAGTGCTTGATGTGTTTGAATTTGAACCAGAGATTTCTGAGAGTTTATTGTCCAAACTGGCTATCGCCACTCCTCATATCGCAGGTTATACGGTCGAAGGTAAGTTGCGTGGTACGCAAATCATCTATGATGCGCTCTGTGAAAAGTTAGCAGTCTTGCCTGTATTGTCGATGCATAGTTTGCTATCGCTCAATACTTATCTCTGGTCTGAGCTAAAAGCACATCCAGACAGATTACAGAAGTTTTACGATATCATGCACGATGATGCTGCACTAAGAAGCAAGCTGGCTGACGGTCAAGTAAAGGGTGCTGACTTTGATCAGTTGCGCCGAGATTATCACTTACGCCGCGAATGGCAGTGGTAA
- the epmA gene encoding EF-P lysine aminoacylase EpmA, protein MTQASNSSSKPSYAPTMTLAMAQQRAQLMITVRQFFATHQVLEVQTPLLSQAGNTDTFLQSVAAQVTYQDKPCTYYLHTSPEFAMKRLLASWQVPIYQICSVFRDNEIGVRHNIEFTMLEWYQPNYSLDDMAAELGELLAALYGHSVVMSHYRYVDAFMDFVGIHPLTASLDALQAVAEDKSLTGFDFNSDLANTEDGEADIRQSWLDLLFSHAVEPNLGHDLPTLIIEYPPATAALAKTAVDKEGNTVAKRFELYINGIEIANAYDELADGQGLRERFERDNQLRKRHNLPQMPIDEHLLAASDALIPCSGIAVGIDRLLMVITGANSLEDVISFPSGLA, encoded by the coding sequence ATGACCCAAGCAAGTAACTCTTCTTCAAAACCCAGCTATGCGCCGACCATGACATTGGCAATGGCTCAGCAGCGTGCGCAATTGATGATCACCGTTCGTCAGTTTTTCGCCACGCATCAAGTGCTTGAAGTGCAAACACCGCTCCTATCGCAGGCTGGTAATACCGATACTTTCTTACAATCAGTCGCCGCACAAGTGACTTACCAAGATAAACCTTGTACTTATTATCTGCATACTTCACCTGAGTTTGCTATGAAGCGTTTACTTGCCAGCTGGCAAGTGCCTATATATCAAATTTGCTCCGTATTTCGAGATAACGAAATAGGCGTACGCCATAATATCGAATTTACCATGCTTGAGTGGTATCAGCCGAATTATAGTCTGGATGATATGGCGGCTGAATTAGGTGAATTATTAGCGGCGCTTTATGGACATTCAGTGGTAATGAGTCATTACCGCTATGTTGATGCGTTTATGGATTTTGTCGGCATACATCCGCTAACAGCTAGCCTTGATGCCCTGCAAGCAGTAGCAGAAGATAAGAGTTTGACAGGTTTTGATTTTAATAGCGACTTGGCTAACACAGAAGATGGCGAAGCAGATATTCGTCAAAGCTGGCTGGATTTGCTGTTTAGTCATGCGGTCGAGCCAAACTTGGGTCACGACTTACCGACCTTGATTATAGAATATCCACCTGCCACGGCTGCACTGGCAAAAACAGCAGTTGATAAAGAGGGCAATACAGTCGCTAAACGTTTCGAGCTGTATATCAATGGCATTGAGATTGCTAATGCTTATGATGAGCTAGCAGATGGACAAGGGTTAAGAGAACGGTTTGAGCGAGACAATCAACTGCGTAAGCGTCATAACCTGCCACAAATGCCAATCGATGAGCATTTATTAGCAGCATCTGATGCTTTAATACCCTGTAGCGGTATCGCCGTTGGTATCGATAGATTACTCATGGTGATTACAGGTGCGAATAGCTTAGAAGATGTGATTTCTTTTCCAAGCGGTTTGGCCTAG
- a CDS encoding NAD(P)H-binding protein, which yields MKILVIGASGRVGTDLVKNLLADNHQVVGTTRQEEKLFTDDNYSQLDLDITAEKEAIQKQIDQDIDAVYFVAGSGGKDVLEVDLHGAVKTMQAVEDKGIKRYIMLSTVFSLDTSKWDNAGIADLKEYYICKHYADQWLINNSSLDYTIVQAGALKEREATGTITINDNNAGENSIADVATTLAAVLNANNTIKKVFSMHNGETAIDEAIAKL from the coding sequence ATGAAAATTTTAGTAATTGGGGCAAGTGGTCGAGTGGGAACGGATTTGGTCAAGAATCTATTAGCGGATAACCATCAAGTTGTTGGCACGACACGCCAAGAAGAAAAACTGTTTACCGATGACAATTATAGCCAACTCGATTTAGATATCACTGCCGAAAAAGAGGCTATACAAAAGCAAATTGATCAAGACATTGACGCTGTTTATTTCGTTGCAGGGTCTGGCGGCAAAGACGTCTTAGAAGTAGATTTGCATGGGGCGGTCAAGACCATGCAAGCTGTAGAAGATAAAGGTATTAAACGCTATATCATGCTCAGTACCGTCTTTTCGTTAGACACCAGCAAATGGGACAATGCTGGTATTGCTGACCTAAAAGAATACTATATCTGCAAACACTATGCGGATCAGTGGTTGATTAATAACAGTAGCCTTGACTACACCATCGTTCAAGCAGGGGCACTAAAAGAGCGCGAAGCGACTGGTACAATCACTATCAACGATAATAATGCTGGTGAAAATTCAATTGCCGATGTGGCGACTACTCTGGCAGCCGTCTTAAATGCCAATAATACCATCAAGAAAGTCTTTAGTATGCATAACGGTGAGACTGCGATTGATGAAGCGATTGCAAAATTATAA
- a CDS encoding YaiI/YqxD family protein, which yields MQIWVDADSVPLIAKDLIIKTAERTQTMAIFVANQAIKLRKSPLLVMTVVPSGFDKADDYIVEQIQPGDLAITSDIPLANDILDKGGMVLTTRGMVYDKNNIKQKLNMRDFMDTMRGTGVLELQEMSGQKPYGDRDKKAFADGLNKLVR from the coding sequence ATGCAGATTTGGGTAGATGCCGATTCAGTGCCATTGATTGCCAAAGATTTGATTATCAAAACCGCTGAACGCACACAAACCATGGCAATATTCGTCGCCAATCAGGCGATCAAACTGCGTAAGTCACCACTGCTGGTCATGACGGTGGTGCCATCAGGGTTTGATAAAGCCGACGATTATATCGTTGAGCAAATACAGCCAGGCGATCTGGCTATTACTAGCGACATTCCTTTGGCTAATGACATTTTGGACAAAGGTGGTATGGTCTTGACGACACGCGGTATGGTTTATGATAAAAATAACATCAAGCAAAAACTCAATATGCGTGATTTCATGGATACCATGCGCGGTACTGGCGTGCTCGAGCTACAAGAAATGAGTGGTCAAAAACCTTATGGCGATCGTGATAAAAAAGCTTTTGCTGATGGATTAAACAAGTTGGTACGCTAG
- a CDS encoding 5-(carboxyamino)imidazole ribonucleotide synthase yields MTTANAYPVTQTIRTIGILGGGQLGMMLAEAAMPLGYQCVFLEDSAECPASLYGRVFHSDQLADFIAAADVFTLEFENTPTATVEQLTDLSKSGSKQGMFPPLIALDIAQDRLKEKQMFNSLDIATVPFMAVNSEADLQQACHELGLPIVLKTSRGGYDGKGQFVIRQDSDIKAAWQDLKDAVTGKGSLTPTPAPLIAEGFINFSRELSIIAARAQNGQVRCYDLVENHHHNGILAKTQAPAVGTSHLFKQATDAITKIMNHLDYVGVMALELFVTKDARGHDTLLANEIAPRVHNSGHWSIEGAVTSQFENHIRAVVNLPLGDTDNVHPAIMLNVLGQYPDISAVLNIDGAHYHSYHKAERDDRKIAHITLMPNDVADLEPALAKLVATLPNKMGLEKKPSAIDSQPKAADSLTTTDNNNDNILEGIEVHIDDSQTTKSIDAKAKTEKVKK; encoded by the coding sequence ATGACTACAGCGAACGCTTACCCTGTTACCCAAACCATTCGTACCATCGGTATTTTAGGCGGTGGTCAGCTTGGTATGATGCTTGCCGAAGCAGCGATGCCACTGGGCTACCAATGTGTGTTTTTAGAAGACAGCGCTGAATGCCCTGCTAGCCTATACGGCCGCGTCTTTCATAGTGATCAGTTAGCAGACTTCATCGCCGCAGCAGACGTTTTCACCTTAGAGTTTGAAAACACACCGACGGCGACAGTCGAACAGCTTACTGATTTGTCAAAATCAGGTAGCAAACAAGGCATGTTTCCGCCATTGATTGCGCTTGATATCGCTCAAGACCGCTTGAAAGAAAAGCAAATGTTCAATTCGCTTGATATTGCCACTGTACCCTTTATGGCTGTCAACTCTGAAGCGGATTTGCAGCAAGCCTGTCATGAATTAGGACTGCCTATTGTCCTAAAAACCAGCCGTGGTGGTTATGATGGCAAAGGTCAGTTTGTGATTAGACAAGACAGTGATATCAAGGCGGCATGGCAAGATCTTAAAGATGCAGTTACGGGTAAGGGCTCACTAACGCCAACGCCTGCACCTTTGATTGCAGAAGGTTTCATTAACTTTAGCCGCGAGCTTTCTATTATCGCCGCACGCGCACAAAATGGTCAGGTTCGTTGCTACGATTTGGTCGAAAACCATCATCATAATGGTATTTTAGCCAAGACCCAAGCGCCTGCCGTTGGCACCAGTCATTTATTCAAACAGGCAACCGATGCCATCACCAAGATCATGAACCACTTAGACTATGTTGGTGTGATGGCACTTGAGCTCTTTGTGACCAAAGATGCGCGTGGTCATGACACGCTACTCGCTAATGAAATTGCGCCGCGTGTGCATAATTCAGGACATTGGAGTATTGAAGGCGCTGTCACCAGCCAATTTGAAAACCACATTCGTGCCGTCGTCAATCTGCCATTAGGTGACACCGACAACGTGCATCCAGCCATTATGCTCAATGTCCTAGGGCAATATCCAGATATTAGCGCGGTGCTAAATATCGATGGTGCGCACTATCATAGCTACCATAAAGCAGAACGCGATGACCGCAAAATTGCGCATATTACCTTGATGCCTAATGATGTTGCCGACTTAGAGCCTGCTTTGGCCAAGCTCGTCGCTACGCTACCCAATAAAATGGGACTTGAGAAAAAACCATCTGCGATTGATAGCCAGCCAAAAGCGGCAGATAGTCTAACCACTACTGACAATAACAATGACAATATTTTAGAGGGTATAGAAGTCCATATCGATGACAGCCAAACAACTAAGTCTATCGACGCTAAGGCAAAAACAGAAAAGGTTAAGAAATAA
- the purE gene encoding 5-(carboxyamino)imidazole ribonucleotide mutase → MSTTTATVNTMDQNSPIASPAGQPKVGIIMGSQSDWATMSAAAQLLADFDIAFDCEVVSAHRTPDRLFDYAKSAKDNGLQVIIAGAGGAAHLPGMCASQTPLPVFGVPVKSSMLSGWDSLLSIVQMPKGVAVGTLAIGSAGAYNAALLAIQVLALNDETIAAKLDNLRQTQTDTILASPTPGIINT, encoded by the coding sequence ATGAGCACCACAACAGCTACTGTTAACACGATGGATCAAAACAGCCCTATCGCCTCCCCTGCTGGTCAGCCAAAAGTTGGCATTATTATGGGATCACAATCTGATTGGGCAACCATGAGTGCGGCAGCGCAATTACTCGCAGACTTTGATATCGCCTTTGATTGTGAAGTGGTGTCAGCACACCGCACCCCTGATAGATTGTTTGACTATGCAAAAAGCGCAAAAGATAACGGTCTACAAGTTATCATCGCTGGCGCTGGCGGTGCTGCTCATCTGCCTGGCATGTGTGCCAGTCAAACGCCGTTACCTGTGTTTGGTGTTCCTGTAAAGTCTTCCATGCTCAGCGGTTGGGATAGTCTCTTGTCTATCGTACAGATGCCTAAAGGCGTCGCAGTTGGCACATTAGCGATTGGCTCAGCAGGCGCTTACAATGCTGCTCTGCTTGCGATTCAAGTGTTAGCATTGAATGATGAGACCATTGCGGCTAAGCTGGACAATCTGCGCCAAACGCAAACTGATACTATCCTTGCTAGCCCAACGCCAGGCATTATCAATACCTAA